A genomic region of Lonchura striata isolate bLonStr1 chromosome 8, bLonStr1.mat, whole genome shotgun sequence contains the following coding sequences:
- the YBEY gene encoding endoribonuclease YbeY, with protein sequence MSVALRNAQRAVPVRRAALRRAVCALRAALGASRFDVGLVCASNALMQRLNGAYRHCPEPTDVLSFPFHQVAAGELPRPCCRGEYNLGDIFLGVEYIHQQCRETGENFDDVLTVTAAHGLCHLLGYRHDTKPEWEQMYQKEAQILGELNRITGSRLRPLTAGLF encoded by the exons ATGAGCGTGGCGCTGCGGAACGCGCAGCGAGCCGTGCCGGTACGCCGGGCCGCGCTTCGCCGCGCCGTGTGCGCCTTGCGCGCCGCCCTGGGCGCCTCCCGCTTCGACGTGGGGCTAGTGTGCGCCAGCAACGCGCTGATGCAGCGGCTGAACGGCGCCTACCGACACTGCCCGGAGCCTACCGACGTCCTCTCTTTCCCGTTCCACCAAGTGGCGGCCGGGGAGCTGCCGCGGCCGTGTTGTCGTGGCGAGTACAACCTGGGGGACATCTTCCTGGGGGTGGAATACATCCATCAGCAGTGCCGCGAAACCGGGGAGAATTTTGACGATGTCCTGACG GTGACGGCGGCCCACGGATTGTGTCACCTACTCGGCTACCGGCACGACACCAAACCCGAGTGGGAGCAG ATGTACCAGAAGGAAGCGCAAATCCTGGGGGAGCTGAACCGCATCACAGGCTCCCGCCTGCGGCCCCTCACAGCCGGCCTCTTCTGA
- the POFUT2 gene encoding GDP-fucose protein O-fucosyltransferase 2, giving the protein MAAQGRGGRCCPELPLLLLGLAVLALPPPLAAGSEPPAALRAGHAASSLPAAAAASRTRYLLYDVNPPEGFNLRRDVYIRIASLLKTLRKSENWVLVLPPWGHLYHWQSPDILQTRIAWSEFFDVPSLNRNIPVIEYEQFLAESGGPFIEQVYVLQGYAEGWKEGTWEEKIDEKPCIDQLMYSKDKHGYYRGWFWGYKETRGLNVSCLSVQGSASVVAPILLKNTSAQSVMLDRAENLLHDHYGGKDYWNTRRSMVFAKHLRVVGDKFRKEYLQSTDEADKTQYKEDWTQMKIKTGTALGGPYLGVHLRRRDFVWGHREDVPSLQGAVKKIYSLLEMLNLEKVFVATDAVEEEVELLKKLLPEMVRFEPSLEELELYKDGGLAVIDQWICAHARYFIGTSVSTFSFRIHEEREILGFDPKTTYNRFCGETEKNCEQPAHWKIVY; this is encoded by the exons ATGGCGGCGCAGGGGCGCGGCGGCCGCTGCTGCCCGGAGCTGCCGCTGCTGCTCCTTGGCCTGGCCGTGCTCgccctcccgccgccgctcgccgcCGGCTCCGAGCCGCCCGCCGCCCTCCGCGCCGGCCACGCCGCCTCCTcgctgcccgccgccgccgctgcctcgCGCACCAG ATACCTTTTGTACGATGTAAACCCCCCTGAAGGGTTCAACCTTCGCAGAGATGTCTACATTCGCATTGCTTCCCTTCTTAAGACCCTGCGGAAAAGTGAAAACTGGGTGTTGGTTCTGCCTCCCTGGGGACATCTTTATCactggcagagccctgacatCCTCCAGACCCGGATCGCTTGGTCCGAGTTCTTTGATGTCCCAAGCCTCAACAGGAACATCCCTGTCATTGAATATGAACAGTTCCTTGCAG AGTCAGGTGGGCCctttattgaacaagtttatgtGCTACAAGGCTATGCAGAAGGATGGAAAGAAGGAacatgggaagaaaaaatagatgaaaaacCATGCATTGATCAACTGATGTACTCCAAAGACAAACATGGCTACTACAG GGGCTGGTTCTGGGGTTACAAGGAAACACGAGGCCTAAATGTCTCTTGCTTGTCTGTCCAAGGATCTGCCTCTGTTGTGGCTCCCATCCTTCTGAAGAATACTTCGGCACA GTCAGTGATGTTAGACAGAGCTGAAAACCTTCTTCATGACCACTACGGAGGGAAAGATTATTGGAAT ACCCGTCGGAGCATGGTGTTTGCTAAACACCTCCGCGTGGTGGGAGACAAGTTTAGGAAGGAATACCTTCAATCCACTGATGAGGCAGACAAGACTCAGTACAAGGAGGACTGGACACAGATGAAG ATTAAGACAGGCACAGCTCTAGGTGGCCCATACCTTGGGGTTCATCTCAGAAGGAGAGACTTCGTTTGGGGTCACAGAGAAGATGTGCCTTCCCTGCAAGGAGCAGTAAAGAAAATCTACAGCCTCTTGGAGATGCTAAACCTTGAAAAAGTTTTTGTAGCCACTGATGCTGTTGAGGAAG agGTTGAACTGCTCAAGAAACTGCTGCCTGAGATGGTGAGGTTTGAACCCtctctggaggagctggaacTCTATAAGGATGGGGGCTTGGCTGTGATTGACCAGTGGATTTGCGCACATGCAAG gTATTTTATAGGCACCTCAGTTTCAACATTTTCCTTCCGAATCCATGAGGAAAGGGAGATCTTGGGATTTGATCCAAAAACAACTTACAACCGATTTTGTggtgaaacagagaaaaactgtGAGCAGCCAGCTCATTGGAAAATTGTATATTAA